Proteins encoded in a region of the Xylocopa sonorina isolate GNS202 chromosome 11, iyXylSono1_principal, whole genome shotgun sequence genome:
- the LOC143429077 gene encoding uncharacterized protein LOC143429077: protein MSKIKTIVRSSEEASSSSGSSSSLSSDEEVDARDLKPIKDYLSDRKELARQLFKSVKTEKIQMMLPQALKKMDFVQLEQWCVNELSGMSKSRILCILNGKPMLESSDTSDSDDSGPSLEIISDTEEWFSDEEAIKREEGSKTLKGKVKKEKMKQKGKSQISKRNDNKRVLKKGPDGTCTNVQVKVEGDVGKNKEKEGHSLLDLLELEMRARAIRALIKKEEDIIPNSSKSTKNNSTSNGNAVAKAEQDELKEKENCRRQLERIISAQQNSAVEDEDVVLVVQPTPVIELLSSDSDGEPHTGVRVNKKLENERVIETKDKVNHIQNRDLNSINSVNSVDISEENEAAENTTETSKDADNAHKMETSKRTHNNNGPHKDSQSKSSSKRRKTKKKSHTKEQTKTVNSETDAQNVNLCKTDQNVKTTKTDDGSAQNENLREKEQENGVKPKTAHDNSSSSKQNSIEIPDTASKAILDEEKSIDMDEIIDLDNYCDDMDDME, encoded by the exons ATGTCAAAAATAAAGACAATTGTTCGTAGTAGCGAG GAAGCTAGTAGTTCGTCTGGAAGTTCCTCTTCTCTATCATCCGATGAGGAGGTAGACGCTAGGGATTTAAAACCGATTAAAGATTATTTGTCAGATCGTAAAGAATTAGCTCGTCAACTTTTTAAGTCTGTTAAAACAGAAAAAATACAAATGATGTTGCCTCAAGCATTAAAG AAAATGGATTTTGTACAGTTAGAACAGTGGTGTGTTAATGAGTTAAGTGGTATGTCAAAAAGTCGTATATTATGCATTTTAAATGGGAAGCCTATGTTAGAATCATCAGATACAAGTGATTCAGATGATTCGG GACCCTCTTTGGAAATTATCTCTGACACAGAGGAATGGTTTAGCGATGAGGAAGCAATTAAAAGGGAAGAAGGTTCAAAGACGCTTAAAGGTAAAGTAAAGAAAGAAAAGATGAAGCAGAAGGGGAAATCTCAAATCTCTAAAAGGAACGATAATAAACGTGTTCTTAAGAAAGGGCCCGATGGTACTTGTACAAATGTTCAAGTGAAAGTAGAGGGGGATGTgggtaaaaataaagaaaaagaaggTCATAGTTTATTAGATCTGTTAGAGTTAGAAATGCGTGCAAGAGCGATAAGAGCTTTAATAAAGAAAGAAGAGGATATAATACCAAATTCATCTAAATCTACCAAAAATAACAGTACCTCGAATGGAAATGCTGTAGCAAAAGCTGAACAAGATGAGTTAAAGGAGAAGGAGAATTGTAGGAGGCAATTAGAAAGAATTATTAGTGCTCAGCAGAATAGTGCTGTTGAGGATGAAGATGTAGTATTAGTTGTTCAACCAACTCCGGTTATCGAGTTGCTATCTAGCGACAGTGATGGAGAACCTCATACTGGAGTTCGTGTAAATAAAAAGTTGGAAAATGAACGTGTTATAGAAACTAAAGACAAAGTTAATCATATTCAAAATAGAGATTTAAATAGTATAAATAGTGTAAATAGTGTAGATATTTCGGAAGAAAATGAAGCAGCTGAGAATACTACAGAAACAAGTAAAGACGCAGATAATGCACATAAAATGGAAACTTCTAAGCGTACTCATAATAATAATGGACCTCACAAGGATAGTCAATCGAAATCTAGCAGCAAGAGGCGAAAAACAAAGAAGAAGTCGCATACGAAGGAACAAACAAAAACTGTAAATTCAGAAACAGATGCGCAAAATGTAAATTTATGTAAAACTGATCAGAACGTAAAAACTACGAAAACTGACGATGGTTCGGCACAAAATGAAAATTTACGTGAGAAAGAACAAGAGAACGGTGTTAAACCAAAAACAGCACATGATAATTCGTCGTCGAGTAAACAAAATTCTATCGAAATACCAGATACCGCGAGTAAAGCAATTTTAGATGAAGAGAAGTCCATCGATATGGATGAAATAATTGATTTAGATAATTATTGCGATGACATGGATGACATGGAATGA
- the LOC143429277 gene encoding uncharacterized protein LOC143429277, translated as MNSTEKLKFLVICGLIVSAAAGETKKAAESSVQPKEEKTKRGLELSLGDHGLGGGFGGGFGGGYGGGHGLGGGFGGGGFGGGGLGGSEQISADHVKAVTVTKTVHVPEPYPVDVPKAVPVPVSVPVKVPIDKPYPVHVPQPYPVTVEKHVPYPVEKPVPYPVKVPVKVPVKVPYTVSKPVPYPVKVPLVVKEAVPVVVQEHGGGFGGGFGGGYGGGLEHGISLGGGHDLGGYGGGFGHH; from the exons ATGAACAGCACAGAGAAGCTGAAA TTCTTAGTTATCTGCGGGCTGATAGTATCGGCTGCAGCCGGGGAGACGAAAAAGGCCGCAGAGTCGAGCGTCCAACCGAAGGAGGAGAAGACGAAGCGTGGCCTGGAGCTTAGCCTGGGCGACCACGGCTTGGGAGGAGGTTTTGGAGGAGGTTTCGGAGGAGGTTACGGAGGAGGTCATGGCCTAGGCGGTGGTTTCGGAGGCGGCGGCTTCGGAGGCGGCGGCCTGGGCGGCAGCGAGCAGATATCCGCGGATCACGTAAAGGCAGTCACGGTCACCAAAACGGTTCACGTACCCGAACCGTACCCAGTCGACGTCCCAAAAGCCGTACCGGTCCCCGTCAGTGTACCGGTCAAAGTTCCCATCGACAAACCGTACCCGGTCCATGTGCCTCAACCGTACCCAGTAACGGTCGAGAAGCATGTACCCTACCCAGTCGAGAAGCCTGTACCTTACCCTGTGAAGGTGCCAGTTAAGGTGCCAGTAAAG GTGCCGTACACAGTATCGAAACCGGTGCCCTACCCCGTCAAGGTGCCCTTGGTCGTGAAGGAGGCTGTACCTGTAGTCGTGCAGGAGCACGGAGGCGGTTTCGGAGGTGGATTCGGTGGCGGATACGGCGGCGGACTTGAGCACGGAATCAGCCTCGGAGGTGGACACGATCTCGGCGGTTACGGAGGCGGTTTCGGGCATCACTGA
- the LOC143429070 gene encoding uncharacterized protein LOC143429070: protein MSTPQKLIILALVATALAGDAKESSGKAAVETKEKSKRGLELSLGGGGGLGGFELGHGGGLSLGGGYGGGYGGGFGGGLGGGLGGGGGGGGGGGGGDGGRITGITIHRENQVRVPQPYPVERNVPVPYPVPVKVPVERPVPVHVPKPYPVPVEKTIPIPVEKAVPVPYQVPVKVPVSVPYPVSVPVKIPIAIEKEVPYPVKVPVLVKESYPVLVSGGGGGGGGGFGGGYGGGYGGGHGGGFGGGFGGGHGGGYSGGLSLGLHH, encoded by the exons ATGAGCACTCCGCAG AAACTTATTATACTCGCCCTGGTGGCGACCGCCCTGGCTGGCGACGCGAAGGAGTCGAGCGGCAAAGCCGCCGTTGAGACGAAGGAAAAAAGCAAACGAGGACTGGAGCTGAGCCTTGGGGGCGGCGGCGGCCTAGGGGGTTTTGAACTGGGCCACGGCggaggcctgagccttggcggAGGTTACGGCGGAGGCTATGGCGGAGGTTTCGGCGGCGGTCTTGGCGGAGGATTGggaggtggcggcggcggcggcggcggcggcggtggtggcgacGGAGGCCGCATAACTGGTATCACGATCCACAGAGAGAATCAAGTTCGCGTGCCGCAACCGTACCCGGTCGAGAGGAACGTGCCAGTACCGTACCCGGTCCCCGTTAAGGTCCCCGTGGAACGTCCAGTTCCAGTGCACGTACCGAAACCCTACCCAGTCCCGGTAGAGAAAACAATCCCTATACCAGTGGAGAAAGCAGTCCCAGTGCCGTACCAGGTGCCCGTCAAAGTGCCCGTGAGTGTCCCTTACCCGGTCAGCGTGCCAGTAAAGATCCCAATCGCGATCGAGAAGGAGGTCCCCTACCCAGTCAAGGTTCCCGTCCTCGTTAAGGAGTCCTACCCTGTGCTGGTTagcggtggtggcggcggcggcggcggcggtttcGGTGGAGGATACGGTGGAGGATACGGTGGAGGACACGGAGGAGGATTCGGAGGAGGATTCGGGGGTGGTCACGGTGGTGGATATAGTGGTGGACTATCCCTTGGCTTACACCATTGA